One Moorella sp. E308F genomic region harbors:
- a CDS encoding putative bifunctional diguanylate cyclase/phosphodiesterase, with amino-acid sequence MRFSKGIQEIMQELTSQAGQLFPKGKEFNKKVAQAYAGRLRSMLERVGQEANEAELYKVASDFLALFAGNHDEELLRRRIELGRELHTTEVSLEQLVTTYALLLGHCYDELGTALPSAERELQRLKYGGTSLLFDLGLLLLGYEGEVVRQIQMLSEADVLTGLLSRRKFEEELEETLEFARRTKRELSLCWIALDNFKLVNDVYGYTIGDIVLRAVADFLLEALPGNHVIARIGGDEFGILLMDTGPDEALAKAQGLCQGIAKLKIRPLGDEGIFITSSIGVASFPHHGQALVDLMCAAEVAQVAAKRKGGDRAQLIEMVDRVTNPTVVHERILLLQEALRSEGAIVPFYQPIVDLETGKPVGYEVLTRVKRGENFLPAGLFVEAAEQSGLMKDIGRIIIEQAMREKTNSWAKDMLFFINFSMREVENKETPSFLADLFNRYGIRPEEIVAEITEREAVRDMNAVHVFARELTELGVRLAIDDFGSGFSSFLYLRYFDCYFAKIEGSLVREITRSGRTRLIVENMARLLQRLSIEVVAEFVESREAAEILRRAGIRYGQGYYLGKPVRNP; translated from the coding sequence GTGCGGTTTTCCAAGGGAATACAGGAAATCATGCAAGAACTAACATCCCAGGCTGGACAACTTTTCCCGAAGGGAAAAGAATTTAACAAAAAAGTAGCACAAGCATACGCCGGACGTCTGCGGTCCATGTTGGAGCGGGTAGGGCAAGAGGCAAACGAGGCGGAACTGTACAAGGTAGCGAGCGACTTTTTGGCGTTGTTTGCTGGCAACCATGACGAGGAACTCTTGCGGCGGCGGATAGAACTCGGTAGAGAGCTCCACACTACAGAAGTGTCGCTGGAGCAACTGGTGACAACCTACGCGCTCCTTTTAGGGCATTGCTATGACGAACTGGGCACGGCTCTTCCATCCGCAGAGCGAGAACTGCAAAGATTGAAGTACGGCGGGACATCGTTGCTTTTCGACCTCGGCCTGTTACTCCTCGGATACGAGGGGGAGGTAGTGCGCCAGATACAGATGCTTTCGGAAGCAGATGTTCTTACAGGCCTTTTGAGCCGACGCAAGTTCGAAGAAGAGTTGGAGGAGACACTCGAGTTTGCGCGGCGCACAAAACGAGAGCTTTCTTTGTGCTGGATAGCCCTTGATAATTTTAAGTTGGTTAACGACGTTTACGGTTATACCATAGGGGATATTGTACTTAGGGCTGTGGCTGACTTCCTGCTGGAAGCTCTCCCGGGGAATCATGTCATTGCCCGCATAGGGGGTGACGAGTTTGGAATTTTGTTGATGGATACAGGGCCTGATGAAGCGCTGGCAAAGGCGCAAGGGCTGTGCCAGGGCATTGCTAAGCTAAAAATTCGACCCTTGGGGGATGAGGGCATTTTCATTACAAGCAGTATTGGCGTGGCTTCGTTCCCCCATCATGGACAAGCTCTGGTCGACCTTATGTGTGCCGCCGAGGTTGCTCAGGTAGCGGCCAAGAGGAAAGGTGGGGACCGGGCGCAGCTCATAGAGATGGTCGATAGAGTTACTAATCCTACTGTAGTTCATGAGAGAATTCTTCTCTTGCAAGAAGCCCTGCGCTCGGAAGGGGCGATCGTTCCCTTTTACCAGCCGATTGTAGATTTAGAGACTGGCAAGCCTGTAGGTTACGAAGTGCTTACTCGCGTGAAGAGAGGGGAAAATTTTCTTCCTGCCGGGCTTTTTGTAGAGGCGGCTGAGCAATCTGGCCTTATGAAGGATATTGGTAGGATAATTATAGAGCAGGCCATGCGGGAAAAAACGAACTCTTGGGCGAAGGACATGCTTTTTTTTATTAACTTTTCTATGCGCGAGGTAGAGAACAAAGAAACTCCATCTTTCCTGGCTGACCTGTTCAACCGCTACGGCATCCGTCCAGAAGAAATTGTGGCCGAAATAACCGAACGAGAAGCCGTGCGGGATATGAATGCTGTGCATGTTTTTGCCAGGGAGCTGACCGAACTTGGTGTGCGCCTGGCAATCGACGATTTTGGCAGCGGTTTTTCTTCATTCCTTTATCTTCGTTACTTTGACTGTTACTTTGCCAAAATAGAGGGTTCCCTGGTGCGTGAGATAACCAGGAGTGGACGCACCAGGTTGATTGTCGAAAACATGGCAAGACTTTTGCAAAGGCTTTCGATAGAGGTAGTGGCCGAGTTTGTAGAGAGCCGTGAAGCGGCTGAAATTTTGCGCCGCGCTGGCATTCGCTACGGGCAGGGTTATTACCTGGGCAAGCCGGTGCGCAATCCTTAG